Proteins from a genomic interval of Rubinisphaera italica:
- a CDS encoding sulfatase-like hydrolase/transferase — protein MQIRIIFYSILFAAAAIVQLIDTPPVDADQPDRPNLIFIMADDMGYECVEVNGGTSYKTPRLNQLADTGMRFTHAYSQPICTPSRVELMTGKYNQRNYIRFGVLDPAQTTFAQVLKKAGYKTCIAGKWQLEGGLEGPHHFGFDEYCLWQLTRRPSRYPSPGLEINGKEVDFPGKYGPDIASDFICDFIKRNDDQPFLVYYPMILPHWPFEPTPDSEEWDPNSQGAGGSQKHPEYFVDMVNYTDKMVGKIIDQLDASGLRENTLVIFTGDNGTATSVTSMIYGKSFQGGKGSPTDAGMHVPMIANWPGTISSGIVNENLVDFTDIFPTLIGTAGVAPPDDLELDGKSILPQLLGKNTEPREFIYCWYARNGGKTGDEFVQNKTFKFYRDGQYYNIANDPREKTPLDVNSLNPRAQENLTSLKQALSKYDNTRVMLPEPYPKQVTPAQKSPKKKKQKNSQ, from the coding sequence ATGCAAATTAGAATAATATTCTACTCGATTCTGTTCGCAGCGGCGGCAATTGTCCAACTCATCGATACGCCACCAGTTGACGCAGATCAACCCGATCGCCCAAATCTGATTTTCATCATGGCCGATGACATGGGCTATGAGTGTGTAGAAGTTAATGGAGGCACTTCCTATAAAACGCCCCGTTTGAATCAGCTGGCTGATACCGGGATGCGATTTACTCATGCGTATTCTCAGCCAATCTGCACTCCTTCACGGGTTGAGTTGATGACTGGAAAATACAATCAGCGTAATTACATCCGCTTCGGAGTCCTCGATCCCGCTCAGACGACATTCGCTCAGGTACTCAAAAAAGCGGGCTACAAAACTTGTATTGCCGGTAAGTGGCAGCTTGAAGGAGGACTCGAGGGGCCGCATCATTTTGGATTTGATGAATATTGTCTCTGGCAGTTGACCCGTCGTCCGAGTCGTTATCCCAGTCCCGGACTGGAAATCAATGGTAAAGAAGTCGACTTCCCCGGCAAATACGGGCCAGACATCGCCAGCGATTTTATTTGCGATTTCATTAAACGAAATGATGATCAGCCGTTCCTGGTTTATTATCCGATGATTTTGCCTCACTGGCCATTCGAACCGACGCCGGACAGTGAAGAATGGGATCCGAATTCCCAAGGGGCTGGCGGCAGTCAAAAGCATCCTGAATATTTTGTCGACATGGTGAACTACACCGACAAAATGGTTGGCAAGATTATCGATCAACTCGATGCCTCGGGGTTGCGTGAGAACACGCTCGTCATCTTCACAGGCGACAATGGCACTGCGACCAGTGTGACGTCCATGATTTACGGGAAATCGTTTCAGGGAGGTAAGGGAAGCCCGACTGATGCCGGGATGCATGTCCCGATGATTGCCAACTGGCCCGGCACGATTTCCTCAGGTATCGTCAATGAGAATCTCGTCGATTTTACCGACATCTTCCCGACGCTGATCGGGACCGCTGGCGTCGCTCCTCCGGATGATTTGGAACTGGACGGTAAAAGCATTCTTCCTCAGTTACTGGGCAAAAATACGGAACCACGGGAATTTATTTATTGCTGGTATGCCCGCAATGGAGGCAAAACGGGCGATGAATTCGTGCAGAACAAGACGTTCAAGTTTTATCGGGACGGACAATACTATAACATTGCGAATGATCCACGCGAAAAAACGCCGCTGGATGTGAACAGTCTTAATCCCAGGGCTCAGGAAAATCTGACGAGTCTCAAACAGGCCCTGTCAAAATACGATAATACTCGGGTGATGCTGCCAGAGCCTTATCCGAAACAAGTAACTCCTGCTCAAAAGAGTCCAAAGAAGAAAAAACAGAAAAATTCCCAATGA
- a CDS encoding ATPase, T2SS/T4P/T4SS family, which produces MIFGFGKKKEEDDYEDEVELVMFQGTFSGVEVDISEHARLAQVGLLRAKEIVTDALERRAERIRIEPKGERAVIQLYVDGVGFAGGRMSSKEGMAVIQCLKLVSGMDVKNRKEAQSGGIRAEFDDRKYLLMMETKPLGGGAERLTVNLIDVKNAKYSPSELEFSQATIDKIRELTNEKGIVLAAGPPDSEVTSLAFTILRGIDAYVRATFALIDVGHRELGSVTQFERRETDDLETALQRLIRMEGDVAYVEPFDNETTIKQAFEKCDEITLVSEMAARDASSAIPALYKVAGDPKIVAKTINGVFGQKLIRKLCDKCKQPYRPNPKLIKKVGLPEEVQTLFRPPQAEDGEDLRVCRKCGGSGYFGRVAMIELVEMTDGMKEVVAAGKDASAIKAQAREEGMSNFKDEGLRLVAEGVTSLEELQRAFRS; this is translated from the coding sequence GTGATTTTTGGATTTGGTAAGAAGAAAGAAGAAGACGATTACGAAGACGAAGTCGAACTCGTCATGTTTCAGGGGACATTCAGCGGAGTCGAAGTCGATATCTCTGAACATGCCCGACTGGCTCAAGTCGGACTACTACGCGCCAAAGAAATTGTGACGGACGCTCTCGAACGACGTGCCGAGCGAATTCGCATCGAGCCAAAAGGTGAACGGGCAGTTATTCAACTGTATGTGGATGGAGTTGGCTTTGCCGGGGGACGGATGAGCAGCAAAGAAGGGATGGCGGTCATTCAGTGCCTGAAGCTGGTCTCTGGAATGGATGTCAAAAATCGTAAAGAAGCTCAATCGGGCGGAATTCGAGCTGAGTTTGATGACCGCAAATATCTGTTGATGATGGAGACCAAGCCGCTTGGCGGTGGAGCCGAGCGACTGACGGTCAATCTGATTGATGTCAAAAATGCGAAATATTCTCCCTCAGAACTCGAATTCAGCCAGGCGACCATCGATAAAATTCGAGAATTGACAAACGAAAAAGGAATCGTACTCGCTGCAGGCCCTCCGGACTCTGAAGTGACTTCGCTCGCCTTTACCATATTGAGGGGAATTGATGCCTATGTGCGGGCGACGTTTGCCTTGATTGATGTCGGTCATCGCGAATTGGGGAGCGTGACACAGTTTGAACGCAGAGAGACTGATGATCTCGAAACAGCTCTCCAACGATTGATTCGGATGGAAGGGGATGTCGCATATGTCGAACCGTTCGACAATGAAACAACCATCAAGCAGGCCTTTGAAAAGTGTGATGAAATTACACTCGTCTCAGAAATGGCCGCTCGAGATGCATCTTCTGCGATTCCAGCGCTTTACAAAGTTGCTGGCGATCCAAAAATTGTTGCCAAAACAATCAATGGTGTTTTTGGACAGAAGCTCATCCGTAAACTTTGCGACAAGTGCAAGCAGCCTTATCGACCTAATCCCAAGTTGATCAAGAAAGTTGGTTTGCCAGAGGAAGTCCAAACACTCTTCCGTCCTCCTCAGGCTGAAGATGGAGAAGACTTGCGTGTCTGCCGAAAGTGCGGTGGCAGTGGTTATTTTGGTCGAGTGGCGATGATTGAACTCGTTGAAATGACCGATGGAATGAAGGAAGTTGTCGCTGCGGGTAAGGATGCTTCTGCCATCAAAGCCCAGGCGCGTGAAGAAGGCATGTCCAACTTCAAGGATGAGGGATTGCGACTCGTGGCCGAGGGAGTGACCTCTCTCGAAGAACTGCAGCGGGCGTTTCGTTCATAA
- a CDS encoding c-type cytochrome yields MTIKTLFLSISVLTLFVFSTSDMFAQEADGTQKTETKKAPPKKSRRQTTVGPAIGGNTATPVDRIHAADGFQVELLYSVPGLEQGSWVNLCTDDQGRLLVSDQFGGLYRITPPPVGEVVEPESVEKVPADIRAVNGMVWAFGALYVGVNDYEQKIPSGLYRITDSNGDDQLDKVELLHEVKSKSDHGVHALMPTPDGQALYLITGNNTTPPELAETSPVAQVWGEDHLLPSMPDGRGHNRGVLAPGGIIYRVSPDGKIFEAYASGFRNIFDAAINRDGELFTYDADMEYDFNTPWYRPTRICHVTSGAEFGWRNGAGKRMPFYADNLPGILDIGPGSPTGVTFGYGAKFPAKYQNALYALDWSWGKLYAVHLQPDGSSYKATKEEFVTGAPLPITDAIINPKDGAMYFTIGGRRVQSGLYRVTYVGEESTAPVPNVSSESMDRAIRHQLEAFHGKQDPQAIEFAWPYLSSEDRFIQFAARTAIEHQPIETWADKALTEQDPSRQVVALLALARVSGVCPQHRNEKSSPVDIEMRKKLLTAVLSIDVSKLELPEQLTLQRTIQIILNRFGRPDEAIVQKLIEQNDPLFPSDSAELNWLLCETLAWLQSPTVAEKAMKLIADAPTQEEQMQYARSIRMLNTGWTKELRTEYLEWFLKAANYKGGASFDKFIEFIRDDAVASMSDSEKEALAELLAKKPVKKSALENLGEVFVGREEKTWTLDELSAVAQTDLKDRDFENGRRMFAASGCYACHRFGNQGGMTGPDLTSAGRRYSPHDLLDQVINPSKVINEQFSAITVVTEKGLVHTGVVVNLSGDSMTLNTDLTDPNKRVSIDRKEIDEIVVSKTSPMPAGLFNKMTKDEILDLIAYLISVGDSQHEYFAK; encoded by the coding sequence ATGACCATTAAAACACTGTTTTTATCGATCTCGGTTCTCACTCTATTTGTGTTTTCAACTTCAGACATGTTCGCTCAGGAAGCAGATGGCACTCAAAAGACTGAAACAAAGAAAGCTCCTCCCAAAAAATCTCGCAGACAAACCACTGTCGGTCCAGCTATTGGGGGAAACACAGCCACGCCCGTCGATCGTATTCATGCCGCTGATGGATTTCAGGTGGAATTACTGTATTCTGTTCCCGGGCTTGAACAAGGTTCCTGGGTGAATTTGTGTACGGACGATCAAGGACGTCTTCTCGTTAGTGATCAATTTGGAGGACTGTATCGGATTACACCTCCTCCCGTTGGAGAGGTCGTCGAACCGGAATCCGTGGAAAAAGTGCCCGCGGATATTCGAGCGGTCAACGGAATGGTCTGGGCATTCGGAGCGCTGTATGTTGGTGTGAATGACTACGAACAGAAAATTCCCTCTGGCTTGTATCGGATTACCGATAGCAATGGAGACGATCAACTTGACAAAGTCGAACTCCTGCATGAAGTGAAATCGAAAAGTGATCATGGCGTGCATGCACTTATGCCGACTCCTGACGGTCAAGCTCTCTATCTGATCACTGGCAACAATACGACTCCACCCGAGTTGGCTGAGACCTCACCTGTCGCGCAGGTCTGGGGAGAAGATCATCTGCTGCCAAGCATGCCGGATGGACGAGGTCACAACCGGGGAGTTTTGGCCCCTGGTGGAATTATCTATCGGGTTTCACCAGATGGAAAAATTTTTGAAGCTTACGCATCCGGCTTTCGAAACATTTTCGATGCGGCAATCAATCGTGATGGGGAACTGTTTACTTACGATGCCGACATGGAGTACGACTTCAATACACCGTGGTATCGCCCCACGCGAATTTGTCACGTAACCAGTGGAGCCGAGTTCGGCTGGCGAAATGGAGCCGGCAAAAGAATGCCATTTTATGCCGACAATCTGCCCGGTATTCTCGATATCGGTCCGGGATCTCCCACTGGTGTCACGTTTGGATATGGCGCGAAGTTTCCTGCGAAGTATCAGAATGCCCTTTATGCTCTCGACTGGAGCTGGGGCAAACTTTATGCCGTGCATTTGCAGCCCGATGGTTCTTCCTACAAGGCAACCAAAGAAGAATTTGTGACCGGTGCTCCGCTGCCGATAACCGATGCCATTATCAATCCCAAAGATGGGGCCATGTATTTCACAATCGGTGGCCGTCGCGTTCAGTCTGGGCTTTACCGAGTGACCTATGTGGGAGAGGAATCGACTGCTCCCGTTCCCAACGTGAGCAGCGAGAGTATGGACAGAGCCATAAGGCATCAACTGGAAGCATTTCACGGCAAGCAGGATCCTCAGGCAATCGAATTCGCTTGGCCTTATCTCTCCAGTGAAGACCGTTTCATTCAATTTGCAGCCCGGACTGCGATAGAGCACCAGCCAATCGAGACCTGGGCTGACAAAGCTCTCACAGAGCAGGATCCCTCCAGGCAAGTCGTTGCACTGCTGGCCCTGGCACGGGTCTCTGGAGTCTGTCCGCAGCATCGAAATGAGAAGTCTTCGCCTGTCGATATCGAGATGCGAAAGAAACTTCTGACCGCAGTCCTGTCGATCGATGTCAGCAAGCTGGAACTTCCTGAACAACTGACATTACAACGGACAATTCAGATCATTCTAAATCGATTTGGAAGACCAGATGAGGCAATCGTTCAGAAATTGATTGAACAGAACGATCCCCTCTTTCCTTCGGACTCAGCCGAGTTGAACTGGTTGCTCTGCGAAACGCTGGCCTGGCTGCAGTCTCCCACGGTCGCCGAAAAGGCGATGAAACTGATCGCCGATGCTCCCACGCAGGAAGAGCAAATGCAATACGCGCGATCCATTCGCATGCTCAACACCGGTTGGACGAAAGAATTGCGAACCGAATATCTGGAATGGTTCCTGAAAGCAGCCAATTACAAAGGGGGGGCGAGTTTCGATAAATTTATCGAGTTCATCCGAGATGATGCTGTCGCCTCAATGAGTGATTCTGAAAAAGAAGCCCTGGCCGAGCTCCTGGCAAAGAAGCCCGTCAAAAAGTCTGCTCTGGAAAATCTGGGAGAGGTGTTTGTAGGTCGAGAAGAAAAGACCTGGACGCTTGATGAATTATCAGCCGTCGCACAAACCGATTTGAAAGATCGAGACTTTGAAAACGGTCGCCGGATGTTTGCCGCATCGGGCTGTTACGCCTGTCACCGCTTTGGAAATCAGGGCGGCATGACCGGTCCCGACCTGACCTCTGCAGGACGCCGCTATTCCCCGCACGATTTACTCGATCAGGTCATTAACCCGAGCAAAGTCATCAATGAACAGTTTTCTGCAATTACCGTAGTTACCGAGAAGGGATTGGTCCATACCGGTGTCGTCGTGAATCTCAGTGGAGACTCGATGACACTGAATACCGATTTGACCGATCCCAATAAGCGGGTCTCTATTGATCGAAAAGAGATTGATGAAATCGTTGTTTCGAAAACCTCACCCATGCCTGCAGGGTTATTCAATAAAATGACGAAAGATGAAATCCTCGACTTAATCGCCTACCTGATCAGCGTGGGCGATTCACAACACGAATACTTTGCGAAATAG
- a CDS encoding response regulator gives MKKKVLSVGQCVPDDGALKNYLTTHFDVEFTRSPNKEDALAKIRTQPFDLITVNRKLDEDYTDGMEVIKSIQSDPDINTTPVMLVTNYPESQDEAVAAGAEYGFGKLEYNKPEVLERLKKYLG, from the coding sequence ATGAAAAAGAAGGTCCTCAGTGTTGGTCAGTGTGTTCCCGATGATGGAGCTCTTAAAAATTATCTGACCACTCATTTTGATGTTGAGTTCACCCGTTCACCGAACAAAGAAGATGCACTGGCAAAAATCCGGACTCAGCCATTCGATTTGATCACCGTGAACCGCAAGCTTGATGAAGACTACACCGATGGGATGGAAGTCATCAAATCGATACAGTCCGATCCCGATATCAATACGACTCCCGTGATGCTGGTGACGAATTATCCTGAGTCGCAGGATGAAGCGGTCGCAGCAGGGGCTGAGTATGGTTTCGGAAAACTCGAGTACAACAAACCGGAAGTTCTGGAACGGTTGAAGAAGTATCTCGGGTAG
- the hemE gene encoding uroporphyrinogen decarboxylase — MKSLSASGKCMPAYEQSRMMKAIRCEPVDTTPVWIMRQAGRYLPEYMAVRSKVTFIELCKTPEIAAEVTLTAQQVLGVDAAILFADLLPMLQPMGMNLTYEKGEGPKLHNPLRTSADVDRFQELENVDELEFVFDAVKLIRADLPEEIPLLGFAGAPFTLASYAIEGSGSKNYIHTKTMMYTDPGKWDAIMSRLSNTIIRYLTRQFQDGCQAVQLFDSWAGCLSPDDYRQYVLPYTKRIIATVSEHGPVINFLTGNPALLPLQKEAGGRVMGIDWRCDLKEARELFGYDVAVQGNLDPVTLFADIPTIREKAKVVMDKAAGRPGHIFNLGHGVMPDMKPENVKALVNIVHELGASR, encoded by the coding sequence ATGAAATCACTCTCCGCCTCTGGAAAATGTATGCCTGCTTACGAACAATCACGAATGATGAAAGCGATCCGGTGTGAGCCGGTCGATACGACACCGGTCTGGATTATGCGACAGGCGGGACGCTATCTCCCGGAATATATGGCGGTCCGAAGCAAAGTCACATTCATTGAACTTTGCAAAACACCGGAAATAGCAGCCGAGGTGACATTGACGGCTCAGCAGGTTCTCGGTGTTGATGCCGCGATTCTCTTTGCCGATTTACTCCCCATGCTGCAGCCAATGGGCATGAACCTGACCTATGAAAAAGGAGAAGGCCCCAAGCTGCACAACCCTTTGCGAACTTCTGCCGATGTCGATCGGTTTCAGGAACTCGAAAATGTCGATGAACTTGAGTTTGTGTTCGATGCAGTCAAATTGATTCGAGCCGATTTGCCGGAAGAGATTCCGCTCCTCGGCTTTGCCGGGGCTCCTTTCACTCTGGCTTCTTATGCGATTGAAGGCAGCGGGAGCAAGAATTACATCCACACCAAAACAATGATGTATACCGATCCCGGCAAGTGGGATGCGATCATGTCCCGGCTCTCCAATACCATCATCCGCTATTTAACGCGGCAGTTCCAGGACGGTTGTCAGGCGGTTCAACTTTTCGACAGTTGGGCCGGTTGTCTCTCGCCGGATGATTATCGACAATATGTTCTGCCATACACAAAACGAATCATCGCCACTGTTTCCGAGCATGGACCCGTCATCAATTTCCTGACCGGCAATCCGGCTTTGCTTCCGCTGCAAAAAGAAGCAGGCGGTCGTGTGATGGGCATCGACTGGCGCTGCGATCTCAAAGAAGCCCGCGAGCTGTTTGGCTACGATGTGGCCGTACAGGGAAATCTCGATCCCGTTACACTGTTCGCCGATATCCCAACCATCCGCGAGAAAGCGAAAGTCGTGATGGACAAAGCTGCTGGTCGTCCCGGACATATTTTCAATCTCGGACACGGCGTGATGCCCGACATGAAGCCGGAGAATGTGAAAGCACTCGTCAATATTGTCCATGAACTGGGTGCGAGCAGATGA
- a CDS encoding ExbD/TolR family protein produces MRIRSVLTSDRDLGEDQTMTPMIDIVFLLLVFFVCVATDQVVEMSLPTELASGSVDAQQTEPTESWVTEVRLRLFQGPENSRSLIEMNGRIFTSFEEFIPTLKALSEISRDSPVLLDIEDDVPLGEVVQLYDACRSAEFELINFVMDRPAT; encoded by the coding sequence ATGCGAATCCGCTCTGTGCTGACATCTGATCGTGATCTTGGCGAAGACCAGACGATGACGCCGATGATCGACATTGTGTTTCTGCTGCTCGTCTTTTTTGTCTGCGTGGCGACCGACCAAGTGGTCGAAATGTCCCTGCCGACAGAACTGGCCAGCGGAAGTGTCGATGCTCAGCAAACTGAACCGACCGAAAGCTGGGTGACCGAAGTGCGACTCCGGCTGTTCCAGGGCCCGGAAAACTCCCGCAGTCTGATTGAAATGAATGGACGCATTTTCACTTCATTCGAGGAGTTCATTCCAACTTTGAAAGCTCTCTCGGAAATTTCGCGGGACAGCCCTGTTCTGCTCGATATCGAGGACGATGTCCCCCTTGGTGAAGTTGTTCAGCTGTACGACGCCTGCCGCTCGGCTGAGTTTGAACTGATCAATTTCGTGATGGATCGCCCCGCGACATAA
- the hemG gene encoding protoporphyrinogen oxidase produces MNESPQTPLRWAVIGGGLSGLAACQHLLTVSKSKSTPVEIDLYEASDRLGGVFGTIEQDGYLLETGADMFITNKPAALKLAKQLGLEDRLIETEASYRKSMILCEGRPVPTPAGFDLMAPRQLHPFLKSPILSPAGKRRVLKEYWIEPDPKEDESLQDFAVRRFGREAFERMIQPMIGGIYTADPVKLSLRATLPRFLEMEEQYGSVLRGLKLHSEQENSADAIVNNQASGARYGMFLSFDRGMSVLQDALFASIANGITLYKNSSVENITLRENRSYDVSIQNGQTTRTYDGVILAAPGYVAGKLVEGLNLELSSELNAIPYASAAIVVTGYPLSQIQHPMECFGLVIPAVENRKVLAVSCTSRKFPNRAPKGSIQLRTFIGGALQQHLLEQSDDELLAMTQQELREIFGVEGTPETSRVVRWNRAMPQYHIGHLDRVSRIRRQLEKHPGLAVAGNALNGVGIPDVIQTAQASVEKCWTEITGAD; encoded by the coding sequence ATGAACGAGAGTCCTCAGACTCCCCTTCGCTGGGCTGTGATTGGCGGAGGATTGAGCGGTCTGGCTGCCTGTCAGCATCTGCTTACAGTGAGCAAATCGAAGTCTACTCCAGTAGAGATCGATCTGTACGAAGCATCTGACCGGCTCGGCGGCGTCTTCGGCACGATTGAACAGGATGGCTATCTGCTCGAAACGGGAGCCGATATGTTCATCACGAATAAACCTGCAGCACTCAAGCTGGCGAAACAACTCGGCCTGGAAGATCGGTTGATCGAAACCGAAGCGAGCTATCGCAAAAGTATGATATTGTGTGAAGGTCGTCCGGTCCCGACGCCTGCAGGTTTCGACTTGATGGCTCCCCGTCAGCTGCATCCATTTCTGAAATCTCCGATTCTCTCCCCAGCAGGAAAACGTCGTGTCCTAAAAGAATACTGGATCGAACCAGATCCTAAAGAGGACGAGTCTCTCCAGGATTTCGCGGTTCGAAGATTTGGTCGCGAGGCCTTTGAACGCATGATTCAGCCAATGATTGGTGGCATCTACACAGCTGATCCCGTAAAACTCAGCTTACGGGCGACATTGCCACGGTTTCTGGAAATGGAAGAGCAATACGGGAGCGTCCTGCGTGGACTCAAGCTTCATTCAGAACAAGAAAATAGTGCCGATGCCATTGTTAATAATCAGGCCAGTGGAGCCCGCTATGGCATGTTTCTTTCGTTTGATCGAGGCATGTCTGTACTGCAGGACGCTCTTTTTGCGTCTATCGCAAATGGCATCACGCTTTATAAAAACTCCTCGGTTGAGAATATCACCCTGCGAGAGAACAGGAGTTACGATGTCTCTATTCAAAATGGACAGACGACCCGCACTTATGATGGCGTGATTCTGGCAGCGCCGGGCTATGTCGCCGGGAAACTTGTCGAAGGACTCAATTTGGAACTTTCCTCCGAATTGAACGCGATCCCCTACGCCTCAGCTGCGATTGTGGTTACCGGATATCCACTTTCACAGATTCAACATCCAATGGAATGCTTCGGCCTGGTGATCCCAGCCGTTGAGAATCGAAAGGTTTTAGCCGTCTCCTGCACGAGTCGTAAATTTCCTAATCGTGCCCCAAAGGGGTCAATTCAATTGCGAACATTCATCGGCGGAGCCCTCCAGCAACATCTGCTCGAACAGAGTGATGACGAGTTGCTGGCAATGACGCAGCAGGAACTCCGCGAGATATTTGGTGTCGAAGGAACTCCTGAAACAAGCCGCGTCGTCCGCTGGAATCGAGCAATGCCTCAGTATCATATAGGACATCTCGATCGAGTCAGCCGCATTCGCAGGCAATTGGAAAAGCATCCGGGACTAGCCGTGGCGGGGAATGCGTTGAATGGAGTCGGGATTCCGGATGTCATTCAAACTGCTCAAGCCTCAGTCGAAAAATGCTGGACTGAGATCACCGGAGCAGATTGA
- a CDS encoding NAD(P)-dependent oxidoreductase, whose product MKIQPGETKLGFIGTGVMGKSMAGHLIDTGFSLSIYSRTKEKSQPLLDKGASWCESPKAVAENSDVVFAIVGFPSDVREVFLGEEGMLAGAKSGTVLVDMTTSEPSLAVEIYEAAKAKQVHAVDAPVSGGDVGAKNAALSIMIGGDEEIVSALQPCWEAMGKTIVYQGKAGSGQHTKMVNQTLIATGMIGVCEALLYGYKAGLDLETVMKSVSSGAAGSWSLANYGPRMMGNDFDPGFFVEHFIKDMGIALAEARRMQISLPGLALAQQLYISLQAIGHGRDGVQALILALAEMSKIDWKSR is encoded by the coding sequence ATGAAAATTCAACCCGGAGAGACAAAGCTTGGTTTTATCGGTACTGGCGTGATGGGCAAGAGTATGGCTGGTCATTTGATCGATACCGGCTTCTCTTTGTCGATATACTCACGAACCAAAGAGAAGTCTCAGCCTCTGCTCGATAAGGGAGCTTCCTGGTGCGAGAGTCCCAAAGCGGTAGCGGAAAATTCCGATGTCGTCTTCGCGATTGTTGGCTTTCCGAGTGATGTCCGAGAAGTTTTTCTTGGTGAAGAAGGCATGCTGGCTGGTGCCAAGAGTGGCACAGTGCTTGTCGATATGACGACCAGCGAACCTTCACTGGCTGTGGAAATTTATGAAGCGGCAAAGGCAAAACAGGTTCATGCGGTCGATGCCCCAGTTTCCGGTGGCGATGTCGGTGCGAAGAATGCAGCTCTTTCTATCATGATTGGCGGCGATGAAGAGATCGTTTCCGCTTTACAACCCTGCTGGGAAGCGATGGGGAAAACGATTGTTTATCAGGGGAAAGCGGGTTCTGGTCAGCACACAAAAATGGTGAATCAGACGTTGATTGCCACCGGTATGATCGGCGTTTGCGAAGCATTGCTCTACGGATACAAAGCAGGTCTCGACTTGGAAACGGTCATGAAATCGGTCTCTTCTGGTGCAGCCGGGAGTTGGTCACTGGCCAATTATGGTCCACGCATGATGGGCAACGATTTCGATCCCGGTTTCTTTGTTGAGCATTTCATCAAAGATATGGGGATTGCATTGGCGGAAGCTCGACGCATGCAGATTTCGTTGCCCGGCCTGGCATTGGCTCAACAACTATACATTTCGCTCCAAGCGATTGGTCATGGACGTGATGGTGTTCAGGCCTTGATTCTGGCGTTGGCCGAAATGTCGAAAATCGACTGGAAATCTCGCTAA
- the dapA gene encoding 4-hydroxy-tetrahydrodipicolinate synthase, whose translation MARQGEMFRGVTVALVTPFRDSKVDEAGLRKLVDQLIEAGVDALAPCGTTGESPTLSHDEHDRVIAITCEQSNGRAKVMAGTGSNSTAEAIRLTKQAKKAGADGALIVSPYYNKPMQSGFYEHYKAVAEEGELPVVVYNIPGRSAKNIEPETIIKLAELENIVAVKEATGSMDQASQVLAATELTVLSGDDSLTLPLMSLGASGVVSVVGNIVPEDVKAMVEAASAGNWDEARKLHYKLFGLCRDMLSLATNPIPVKAAMKILGRDTGDLRLPLTSLEPAGIESLKNTLDNYGLKS comes from the coding sequence ATGGCACGACAAGGCGAGATGTTTCGGGGAGTGACTGTGGCGTTGGTCACTCCCTTCCGAGATAGCAAAGTCGATGAGGCAGGGCTGCGTAAACTGGTCGATCAGTTGATCGAAGCCGGTGTCGATGCTCTGGCTCCTTGTGGCACGACTGGAGAAAGCCCGACACTTTCCCATGATGAGCACGACCGCGTGATTGCGATCACTTGCGAGCAGTCAAATGGTCGCGCCAAAGTGATGGCAGGGACTGGCTCGAACAGTACGGCTGAGGCCATTCGTCTGACGAAGCAGGCGAAGAAAGCAGGAGCCGATGGAGCATTGATCGTCTCTCCTTACTACAACAAGCCGATGCAGTCCGGCTTTTACGAACACTACAAAGCGGTTGCCGAGGAAGGGGAACTGCCGGTTGTTGTCTACAACATTCCTGGACGATCTGCCAAGAATATCGAACCGGAAACAATCATCAAGCTGGCGGAACTGGAGAACATCGTCGCAGTCAAAGAAGCAACCGGTTCAATGGATCAGGCGTCTCAGGTTCTGGCCGCCACCGAATTGACCGTGCTCTCAGGCGATGACAGCCTGACTTTGCCGTTGATGTCTCTTGGTGCCAGTGGTGTCGTCTCAGTAGTTGGGAATATTGTTCCTGAAGATGTCAAAGCGATGGTCGAAGCGGCCAGCGCAGGCAATTGGGACGAAGCCCGCAAGCTGCATTACAAATTGTTTGGCTTGTGTCGGGATATGCTCTCGCTGGCGACCAATCCAATTCCAGTCAAAGCCGCGATGAAAATCCTCGGTCGCGATACGGGCGACTTACGTTTGCCACTGACATCTCTTGAACCGGCTGGCATTGAAAGCCTGAAGAATACTCTGGACAACTATGGATTGAAGTCCTGA